The sequence AAAAGAACTAGAGCCACTGACATTTTGTGGAGGTTTGTCCTTTAGAGAGCTAAAGCAATATGGGATCATGCCACAAAACAGATGAAGTTGTGGTAACaggtatttgaaaaataaaccctGAACATCTTAGGCATTCAAACTAGCCACTTCAAACAGGGTCTTCAACAGAGGAGTCAGGTGATGCAGACTGCCCAGGATGAATTAAGATACTTAAATATAGACAGTATCTGAAATCAGCAGTTTGAACTTGGCCTACCCCAAACTTTTAATTACTCTAAAAATTTGGTAACTgaggtttttaaaatgtaaattcatTGCAGATCAACACCCAGAAAGAATTGTTTATTCTTGGTCATATGAAATATGAAGGATGacaaataatttcagaagatAAATGTTTTCTACGTTTTTCTTGACGCGGCTGCTGTGGAaagaatcaaatgaaaaaaattaggtCAAAATATTCTCTTGTCAAACTATTAAACAGGTCATTAAAAATCTGCCCATCGTATATGTGCTGAAGATTTGATGTAACTAACTTAAGAATGTGTTTCTCTCCAGGAGGCACACAGGCTCTAGGTTCTTAATACAGGTGTCAAGTTAAATGCCTAATGTGAAAGGGTTTGACTCTTTAAATGTGCAAGATTAAAGTATTGGCCTCATTCACGCTGTTAGTCCCACAACAGGACTAACTTGACTAAGGGGATGATTTGACCGTAGTAGAGGTTATATTACATACGGTGTGATCTCCATACGCATTACTTCACAGCTTCAAAAAAATTCTTGTGCAGACTTCTATTTTCCTCTGGCCAAAATGTGTCTTCCCAAACCTGAGACCTTTAGATGTTCCCAAGCAGACAACACAGGTGGTGAAGACACAAGTTCTGAGACAGTAAATTTTTCAAGGGATTCTCTCTAAGTCAGTACAACTCAATAAGCAGAGTCAGTGTTACTAGAAGGACAGATgagctattatttttttccagttatctaAGTTTTTGGTAAAGGATGTCCTATTTTGGTTTGGGTCAGACTCCGGAACCGGGGATAGATTCTGATCTCTGTATATGCTAACTCCTGATAGCAATGATCTCTTTTAAGTGGCGATTCCTGAGAGCAACAAGAGCAGATTACTTCCTTTCCAATAGTTCAGATCTGTTCCCAGTCAACATTTTTAAGACCagattgaaaatattaaaagaattgCTCAACCATGTAAAACGTGCTGCTCCACGTGCAACGCTGTTTGTACAAAAACGCTCAGAAGCTATTGCTTGCAACAATAATGGAGATCACAGTAACGGACAATTTTTGCGTTCCATCACACAAAATCAATGTATTTCTCATGACGGGGAATGAGAAAGAAGAGCTATGCGGATAGCCTGTAAGGGACGCCATAGCTTTATCTGACACCCAGGCTTAGGAGTATAGCTCAGAGGGTAAACTCTGGTGTGGGAGACGTGACGAGCCTTGGTTTGCACTTCAGCATCGCTACGTCCTtgactgttttctgtgtcttgcagCAGTGCTTTCTTTAGAAACAACTTAGCTCTGAAGTGCCCAGTTTAACAAACAAAACTAACAATCGTGACTGAAAGTGCTCTCTGAAAGCTtactaaaagaaggaaaatttattCTGAACCTTGAAGTAATGGCATTCTGCTCCTTTTCAAGTACATAAGATGCTTATACACATGAACTAAAACCAgataagaatatatttttcccttttgttctacCAGGTGCCTTTCTGTTCATTTGCTTAAGTATAATTCAGCACTTCTTGGGTCACTCAAAACGTGTAATGAAGCCCTAATGACACAAATAAACTACAAAGCCATCATTAGTTTATAACCCACAATACGTTATATGCAAAATGACTGCCTGAATCAGAATTCCATGGGTTCCACAGTGACGTGGATCAACTAATCCTGTGCAGTTTTTGTCAGCAGGAGGAGTGAATTATGCTGTTAATACTTCATCTTGCATCTGAACAGAGTTCAGAGACCGGTAAGACCAACAGAAAGCCAGCCTTGCTCTAGGGTCTCCATCAGCAATATTTAAATGTCTAAATTTTCATCAGGTTATGAGCATcagaagtaaactttttttttttctttaatctaccatccttaaaaagaatgaaatgagATTTCAATATGAGATTAAAAAGATTGTGAAGAAGTAACTCCAAACACTGATTTGAAGAGGCTGTCTCTTGTGGATTGCAGTCTGAGACACAGGCCTTTGCTTTTGTGTTGCACAGGGACACCGGACACAAAATTCATGTTTGTGGATTCTGCTAGGCAGTGATGTACCTAAAAATGTGGCTCACAACAAAGCACACACATTCCCAAATTTTTACTCTTCTTTAACTTCTCTCTTGTATCAGCtcataagaatttaaaataagaattcaaGGTAAATGGATGGGTATACTTTAACCTCAGTGCTTCAACTTTCAGATAACAAATATTGTTTATCTGCAGAGATGGTGAAGTAACCGTTAGCAAGAAAGACAGCATTGTAAAAAGCACcatgagagggagaaaaaaacaggtGATGTTCTTTTTGCAAATAGCTCAAAAAGAACCTGTTGGGAAAATGAACACATGATCGTGCACAATCACTTTTATCTGTGAATATCCACAGTTGTAACACCCTAACTCCTGAACTGACATTGCagtcttatttaaaataatttctaagactATTTAAATAGATAGCATTCCTGTTAGTTATCTATATCAGCATTAATATTTAGTAAGATAGAACAGCTCACCATAAAATGCTCGTGCTACCTCAAGAGAGGCAGCAGGATGTTATCAATGGGAGGACAGAAAAGATTGCTCCTTTCAGCAGTTTATGTTAAGATTTGGACCCTTAATCACCTTTCAAAATTAGGGGCTGTTGCTGATTTACGCAGTAGCATTTAGAGAGATATGACTAAATTAGTCCTAGGTAAGAAAAAGGTTACCAAAGTTCCTAGTATTTAAGATGatgcacacaaaataaaattatgtaagtCTCATAGAATCTGGGTAATTTCACGGAATTAAGCcctgttttaaagaaatttaacagGCAAACCTTAAAACATTTTAGCATTTCTCAAAATCTGAAGAATGTCTTGTCTATCGTACAAGAAACAAGCATGTAATATAAAGAATACCAGCTATTACATACCATGTTTTACTAAGAACTATGTAATGTTGCTCACTGCATTCAAAACCAGAAACGTCTTGAACTAAACCACTGTAAGTAAGCATGAGAATCACTTAACTTTACATCTAAACTTATTAAAAACTGCCTTAATATCAAAAAGACAGGCTCATACAAACTGTGACCCATGTCATCCTAACATAGAAATGTTCACACCCTTGGGTACTTCATGCCAGCTTTCCCATGTATACGAGATGCTTATAAGCTGTTTCAGACGTACAGATGCTGACTACACAAATACAAAGCCTGCCTTGGAGAAAAGTTATCAAATAAAGCTGGTTTCTTTAAACTAGATCCCCATCAAACACCTGATAAAGCTTAATCCACAAAACTTAACTGCACATTCCTTGTTTAATGGCTTTATGGTCACATCAAAGTGGTTTCACCCATTAGAAATAGTTTACTTTTGACATTgtttacaaaatttatttttagcatgCATTGTAGCGAATGACAGAGGCACATTCCAACGGAGTACTACAACTGTTTAGACAATGAAAAACAACCAGTGAGTTTTCTCTCCACAACATGAAGTCTCAAAACAAGATTAGTTTTATAACAAAGTGCTTATTCTTCAAATTAATACAGCAACACTTGAGCCTACTTAACAGTTATTGTAAGCAGCCTCCATCAAACAGGTTAATATTCTTTTCATAGGACAGCCATCCAGAAGCTCCTGatgaaatgtcagtattttaataGCTGTTTCCAAAAGCTTGCAACAACCTACTCTTGCTGTTTTGGCTGGCACAGAATTGTTTAGAAATTGGTCTGTGATGTGCGCTGTTACTGGACAGGGCAAGCGTTAGCATAATCAAGTTAGCCTAGTCAGTCTGAAACTGAAATGAGAGGGAGCAAGATcagtggggtgttttggggttttctgttgtttctttttttaaattttattttataagtgGATAATCAAAGATATTCTAAGCAATTTGTAAGCTATTAAAACCACTTTCTTTGGTGACTCATATTTCCGTTCCAGAAAAAAGTCCTTGTGTATAGCGCAAGTGTTAGCAAAAGGACCAAAAAAGGGAAACAGCCTTCCTTGCAACACATAAACAAGTTGTTATAAAGCCATTAAGAAGGTAATCAATAAATAGGATTGAACAAAGTCTCCAAGAAAGAGTTTTAGGAAAAAACCTGATTGAACTAGATTTCAGATTCTTTCATAAAATGTTATAATTAGATTGCATGTTCCACTTTTCTCCAtcaattaaaatagattatttccCCTTTTGATCAACTACGTACATTAGTCTAATTATTATTAACAACAGAGTTCACATTCACATTGTAAGGTACACACTGTGCGCATAATCCTACCACCCTTAATATTCTGAGTATTAAGAAAATTCTCCTGAGAGTTCACCGCACTTTTCTCATTCTGCAGTGATCACTAACATGTGCACAACCACTGCAAGAGCTGTGAAAATATTGTCTCCAGTGAACCTTGTAAGATTCAATGATGCAAATAGAAGAAAGATGAATCAGGACTTTCCTTTCACAGTGTAAGAGTCAGGGGAAGAAACAAGCGGGAGGAAGATACTGCTAAGCCATCAAACATAGGAACAAAGTTGaacaaaatagcttttttcaGCGCTGAGCTGAATTTGTTGTGTAATCTTCAGTGATTAGCTAACTTGCTTTTGTATTCCTATACTTCCAGGAAATCCAAAACCATTGTAAGCTTCTGGTTCATTCTTAATAGCTGCAGTTGTCTTTAAGAGTGATTCTAAGATTTATTTGTAGATAAATGGAAAAAGTTACTTACAACATTAGAAAATTTCCACTAATAGCCTCATTTGTCCCTCTTTCAGCAATTCTTTCTGAAGAACATTGAGGTTTGGGGCCTGAACTAGATTCTGTCTTTTCATTCTGATTTGTCCAGCTTTGTATTTaattagaagactttttttctgtaagaaaaattaGTCTCTGAAAAAAGATTTTTGGCTGGCTGTAGAAGCAGCTACTGCTATACATTCAAAGGGGATAATAGTTCAAcaaactgaaacattttgaatCAGCTGCAGTCAACACAGTCTAAAATTTTTATGCAACTTTTAATACATTATGTACTTATAGCTCCACTTAGATCAACATCAATGCAGcaattatcaagaaaaaaaacgcACCAGTTCAAGGCAGGGATAGAGACACCTCTTGACTTGAAAATACAGATATTACTGCTGGTCCTTACAGAAGTTAGTCAAAGCAATAGCAAGGTATGTTGAAACAGCAATAAGTTACACTCTCATCAACATTCTTGGTCACTTAGCTATGTCAAAAATTTCAAGCCCCAAGGTGAAATGCCCATTCACTAGCAGATATTACACAATGAAACTTTACAGCGACAGAAAAGGCAAGGtgcatataaagaagaaaaatggattgGCACTATCATTCCAAAGGTAAATATTTGTGACACTGTTTCAATAGGAGAAATGCTACAAACCTGGAAGATTTCATTAACTGATTAAAACAATTTTCACGAAAATATATAACTAAGATTGTTCTAACAATCATAATTTTCCTTAATCCAAAAACCTACCGTTATGTCTGTTATTGACAAAGACCAGAGTTTTTAGCCCTGAAAGCTACTAAATGGAAGTATCCAGACATTTGAAAGTCTTGAGTACCTTAAACTCCCATTAAAGGCAGTACATGACATTAGACACCCAGGACTAAAAATTTTGCCAACAGTTTGAAAATAAACATTcacatttaacaaaaacaaaagtaTAGGATAGTTCTTCATAACACTTCTTTCCAGGAATCAGGTGGCATCTGTTGGAAGTATGGGGTCCCAATGCTCCTTTTTAAGCTACTGAAATTTATACATAGTATCTATCAGCAACACAGGACTGATTTAGTATTCTCTTCAGAAAGCATCTACTCAAAGGTGTAAATCTAAATGACAACATTTACAGTATCAAAAGCGCTTTTACAATGAATATACTATTCAGATACATACAGTCTCAAAATACTTCATGAACTCTGAAATGGTTATCTAAGGAGGGAGCATCATCAGCAAAATGCAGTTGGTCATTTATTGCCACACCAAATTCTTCAAGTGTCTGTACAAACTTCTGATGCTCTCTCCCAATCCATGACCTCATTGTGTCAAACACTTGGTATGGTGTAACATGAGCATGAACTTCAATTCCTGTCTGTGCAAGTTCTTTCAGCACTTCAGGGTAAGTAACCCAAGTATTGCTTCCTCCCGAGTGACCACCATCCAACCAGTaaattgcttttatattttttaagaagGCATCTGTATTCTTGTCTTTTTTAGCTTCCTTCAGCTCATGAAGCAGCTGATTCAAAACCACACAGCCTTTACTGAAGCCAATCAAAGTAAATGACACTGCACCTACAGCAGACGGTATAATGAAGTTCATAGCAGAATTATTAGAGCATTcacaatctctctctctttctgtggaTGAGCAGCCATTCGTTGTAGGAACAGACTGTGGCTGTGATTTACAGGCAGCTATTTTTGCATCCTTGCTGACACTGTGCACACTTTTCTGGGACAGTAGAATATTCTGAGAGAGTCTGAATGCATTAACTAGCAATGCATGGAGATGCTTGAAAGCTCCGAAGTCAGTGCTGTGCTCTGGTGCTCCAAACATGTTGCTTGCCACAAAGTTGTCATAACAACTGAATTTGTGCAGGTGCATTCGAGAACACTTTACAACCCAAATAAAGCTATTAGGGAACCGGCGAGCAAGTATGGTAGCAACATTTTCAAAACTCCAGTTCTCCCACTGAAAGTTTTCTGGGTGGCAAGACATAACATCATGatagttctgaaaaataaaataaataaaaaaaagtagaaaaaaccaCATTACTACATTGCAAAAATACTTCAGCTCTGTCTAGTGTACTTATATTCATAAGAAAGACTGTAACTAACAGAGAAACATGCATTAGAAGCACTTGCTTGTTAAGCTTCCAGAACAAGAAACACATTAAAGAAGCTGCCATATTTAGATTTACTTATTCTACTTTAATACTTTTTCTACACATTTTTAACacctccaaaataaataaaataaaaataagcacatGGAAGTATTCAtaatttttgttgacttcattCCAAGAGAATATTTAGGTATTATTCAACTTAGTATGACACAGAATACATAATTTCACTGTATTATCTCCATCGGCAGAAATACCGATTATCTTATTACAGACAAACAATAGACTTAAAACTTTGTAAtaagttttctatttttatgcacacaaaaagaaaatttctctcATTCAGCTGTAGGGAGTCTTTATTCCCCTTGTTCACATCCGGATGTGCCAtagttagaaaaaaattaaccccCAAGTCATGACCGATCACCACCTCTGAAGTCATAATGGCAGAGAATACTAATTAGTTTATTTTAGTAAGGAATAATAAAGCCATATCCAGGAATGGTAATCATGGTAGTTTTCTTAGCCCATTCCAATCGTTAGAATGAAAATCCACAAAATTCTGCATCTTTATCTTACATAAAAGGAATGCCTTTCCCCAGAACAAAAAGACATGACCCCTGCTTATGAGAAGTAATGACTTTTGAGATTAGCTGACTACTCAGAGTACGAGAGTATGTAACCTTACAGAGGTCACCCACACGCTTAGGGAGAGCACTTcagattttctcttttcagtttcttGTCAACTCGGAGACAACGTGTGCCTTCATCAGGGCATGCTGAGAAAGCATCAGTGCCCATGAAATACCTGCCGGACGGTGTCCAGGCTGTTTGTACACCTGCACAGAGATGTGGCACAAAGCCTGCTGAGGAAAACTTACCATTTtaggatttcatagaatcatagaattgcttgggttggaagagaccttaaagatcatcgagttccaactcccctacCATAggaagggacatctttcactagaccaggttgctcaaagacccatccagcccggccttgaacacctccagggatggggcatccacagcttctctgggcaacctgttccagtgcctcatcactcTCacggtaaaaaatttcttcccaatatctattctaaatctcccctctttcagtttaaaactgtcacccctcatcctatcgctccgcTCCCTGATAAAGGAGTCCTCACCTGTCTGCTCCCCACAGAGACTCTCCGATACCATTTCGGACACCGCCGTCACCGCCAGAAACGCGGCAGGCAGGACTGTGACAGCTTTCAAGAACGGCCCGTTCCCGCTACGTTTACCCGACGGTAGCGGGCAGAGAGCGCCCAAGAGATGCTGCTTCCCCCCGGGGGAGCGCTCCGCTGGCCCCAGCGGGATCCCCGCACCCCGGCGGGGGCTGCGGCCGCCATCCCATCCTCACCCCCCGACAGCCTGTGCGGGCAGCGGCTCCCCCCAGCGCCGCttccccgctcccggccccgccagcCGCCCAGGCCGCCCACACCCGCCATTACTTATCGTCCTCGGCAGCCCGCCCCGCCGTACCTGCACGTCCCCTGGGAAGTAGACAACGTGAtgctgcggcggggccgggccccgcggggccGTCGCcgacggcagcagcagcagcagctcgtTGGCCCGCTGCGGCTCCGCGCCCGGCACCTCAGGCAGCCGCAGCCAGGGCGGGCTCAGCCGCGCTGGGGAGaagcccgcgccgccgccgcccgcaggCCCCGCGGCGCTGGCGGCCGGCGCCCCGCAGAGGCTCAtgctcctgcccaggcagagcGCGGCGGGGCCGATGAGCCCCCGCAGCAGcgaggcggcggccggcgggcagCGACGGCTCATGGGAGCGACAGCCCCCGCGCACCGGCGGCGGCACGGCCAgctgccgcctcccgcccgcccgcccgcggcccGGCCACGCACTGCGCCTGcgcgccgccccccgcctccgccTATCGGAGACCTCCAGAGGCTCAGCAGGGGGCGGCGCACGTGCGCGCCTAACGGCTAGCCCCGCTTCAGCGGTGACGTCACTGAAGCCTTTAAAAGGAGCGTGGCGGGAAGCGGGGAGATATCAGGCGGCCGTCGCGCGGTGAGCAGAGCCCCGCTTCAGGGTGCCCCTCGGGACGCTCGTCAGAGGCCTTCCCTCATCGCCGCCTCCGCCGGCTGGTCCCCGGGTGCCACCAGGCTGTGTTCTCCTCAGGCTGAGTGGTGCCACAGGTGAGCCTGCACAGCTGCCGGCCCCTCGGCCTCACCCTGCCTGGGCTGAAGCACAGTTGAGGTGGCAGTGCCCAGCTGGTGTGCTGTCTGTGCTgctttagaatcataggatggtttgggttggaaggaaccttaaagattatATAACTCAAACctccctgctttgggcagggacacctcctgctagaccaggttactcaaagccccatccagcctggccttgaacccttccagggatggggcatccacagcttctctaggccacctgttccagtgcctcaccaccctcacagtaaagaatttcttcctgatatctaatctagatctaccctctttcagcttgaagccattaacccttgtcctattgctacatgccctCTCCGGCTTTCTTgttggcccccttcaggtactgaaaggctgctgtaaggtctccctggagcattttttcttctgggctgaacaacctcaggtctctcagcctgtctttgtaggagaggtgctccagccctctgatcatcttcagcTTGAAAATTGTGTTGAGCTGAGACATCCTGAGGAAAGGTAGGCCGATAGGTGCCTCTGAATTTGATAGCATGACTGTAGAAGGTCTCCTGCAGTGCAGTAAAACCCCAGAGTGTGTGGTTGTAGCCTGGTT comes from Numenius arquata chromosome 3, bNumArq3.hap1.1, whole genome shotgun sequence and encodes:
- the C3H2orf69 gene encoding mitochondrial protein C2orf69 homolog — its product is MSRRCPPAAASLLRGLIGPAALCLGRSMSLCGAPAASAAGPAGGGGAGFSPARLSPPWLRLPEVPGAEPQRANELLLLLPSATAPRGPAPPQHHVVYFPGDVQNYHDVMSCHPENFQWENWSFENVATILARRFPNSFIWVVKCSRMHLHKFSCYDNFVASNMFGAPEHSTDFGAFKHLHALLVNAFRLSQNILLSQKSVHSVSKDAKIAACKSQPQSVPTTNGCSSTERERDCECSNNSAMNFIIPSAVGAVSFTLIGFSKGCVVLNQLLHELKEAKKDKNTDAFLKNIKAIYWLDGGHSGGSNTWVTYPEVLKELAQTGIEVHAHVTPYQVFDTMRSWIGREHQKFVQTLEEFGVAINDQLHFADDAPSLDNHFRVHEVF